The nucleotide window AGGGCGATCTCGGCGAAGAGGTCGTCGCCGCGCCGCCACACCCCCCGCACCCCTTGGAAGGCAGGGCCGTACTCGTGGCCGGCGGCGGCCAGTGCGGGGTACAGCTCGGTGGTCTCCACAGCGGTGGACTCGGCCGGGGGCCAGACGTCGAGGCGCCACGACGGGGCGGGACCGCTCGCGGCGACGGTGCCGGTGGCATGGCAGGTCCACGGCCGGCCGGTGCCCCCGTCGTCCCGCCGGGCGTGGACGGTGACCGGCCGGCGGCCGGTCACGTCCGGTGCGCCGACCATCACCCGGAGCTGGACGGCGCCCTGCTCCGGAAGGACCAGCGGCGCCTCCAGGGAGAGCTCCTCCAGCAGGCCGCAGCCCACCTCGTCACCCGCACGGACCGCCAGCTCGACCAGCGCCGAGCCGGGTACAACGGTGCGCTCGGCCACCCGGTGGTGGGCCAGCCAGTCGTGGGTCGGTGCCGAAAGGCGCCCGGTGAACAGCACCGCCTCGGAGTCGGGGAGCTCCACGGTCGCGCCCAGCAGGGGGTGCTCGGTGGCTGCGGCCCCCACGGCGGGGGCCGCACCGGCGTCGTGCGGCTCGTCCGGCGGCCGCATCAGTTCGGTGCGCATCGTGGCACTCACTCTCAGGCGCTCCCAACACATCGGGGAATGGGGTTCCGGCATCGGGGCGACACGGGCCGCCCGGGCACCCCCGGCACCTTCCCGCCCGCACTTCCGATGCCCGGCACAGCTCCGGGCCCGGCGGAACGCCCTCGCGTCTGCCGGGCAAAGGCCTACGCCGCCGGCACACGACCGCGAGAAACGCTTGCCTGTCCGGCACCAGTATCTGCAGTGCGATGGTGGGAGATTCCCTAGGACTTGTCCGGCCGCACTCCTGCGCAGCGCGATCATGTGGAAAGGCTCATCCCGTGTGCTCCGTCGGCGATCCGGGCAAGGGCATGGTGGTTCACCGCCACGGCTCTATGGCAATTCCTAGACTTCACGAGCCGATCTGGCCCCTGCCGGAGCGGCGTGCTGAAGTGAAGGCCCCCGATCAGCCGACCGGATACGCAACGCCTGTGTGCCGCGTGGCGAATCGTCGGATCATTCGCGCGCGGCGCCGCGCACCGGGATCACACCCTGGGGCAGCGCGACGGAACTTCGAGCAGGACACTCACAGGAGGCGGCAGTCGATGGGGTACAGCAAGAGTGACATTCTGGAGCTGGTACGCGAGTACCACCAGGGGAACGTCGCTTCCGGATTCGTGCCAGGGGTGACGCCGGTGCCGGCCTCAGGCGCCGTCCTCGACGAGGACGACCGGGTCGCCCTTGTCGCAGCGGCCCTCGACCTGCGGATCGCGGCCGGGACCAGTTCCCGCAGGTTCGAGCGTGCGCTCGCCAAGTTCTTCGGGCTGCGGAAGGCGCATCTGACCAACTCCGGCTCGTCGGCCAATCTGCTGGCGCTCAGTGCGCTGACCTCGCCCCAGTTGGAGGATCTGCGGCTGATGCCGGGGGACGAGGTCGTCACGGTGGCAGCCGGTTTCCCCACGACGGTGAACCCGATCATTCAAAACGGTCTGGTACCGGTCTTCATCGACGTCGAACTCGGTACGTACAACGCGTCCCCGGAACGTATCGAGGAGGCCATCGGCCCGCGCACCCGGGCCATCATGATCGCCCATGCGCTCGGCAACCCGTTCGCCGTCGAGGAGGTCGCGAAGATCGCCGACGAGCGGGGCATGTTCCTGATCGAGGACAACTGCGATGCACTGGGCAGTACCTATCGCGGCAAGCTGACCGGGACCTTCGGGGACGTGGCGACGGAGAGCTTCTATCCGGCCCACCACATCACCATGGGCGAGGGCGGGTGCGTGGTGACGGACAACATGGTGCTGGCCCGGATCGTGGAGTCACTGCGGGACTGGGGGCGCGACTGCTGGTGCGAGCCCGGTGAGGACAATCGCTGCTTCAAGCGGTTCGAGCAGCAGATGGGCGA belongs to Streptomyces sp. NBC_01454 and includes:
- the rfbH gene encoding lipopolysaccharide biosynthesis protein RfbH, producing the protein MGYSKSDILELVREYHQGNVASGFVPGVTPVPASGAVLDEDDRVALVAAALDLRIAAGTSSRRFERALAKFFGLRKAHLTNSGSSANLLALSALTSPQLEDLRLMPGDEVVTVAAGFPTTVNPIIQNGLVPVFIDVELGTYNASPERIEEAIGPRTRAIMIAHALGNPFAVEEVAKIADERGMFLIEDNCDALGSTYRGKLTGTFGDVATESFYPAHHITMGEGGCVVTDNMVLARIVESLRDWGRDCWCEPGEDNRCFKRFEQQMGDLPHGYDHKYIFSHVGYNLKSTDLQAALGLSQFTRIEDFGAARRRNWSRLRAGLDGLPHLLLPEPTPDSDPSWFGFVITVRDGAPFSTADMIEHLESRRVATRRFFAGNLIRHPAYLSREFRVSGPLTNSDTMAERTFWIGVFPGLTGEMIDHSIRSITEFVTSRT